The Polaribacter sp. HaHaR_3_91 genomic sequence ACTTTATGCATCTAAAGTATGTAAAATCTCTTTTAATTCACTGTAATTCTTAACTTTTTGTAAACTCCAACTTAAATTATATGTGATTTTTTCTCCGATTAACAACTTTCTTTCAGGACTTAAACATTCTAATTCTGTAAATAAATGATTCCCAAAAATTGTTATAGAAGTTCCGTTATCTGGATACGTAGCTTTCTCATCAAAAGTAAATTGTTCTACAAACAATGTGTCGTTTAAATAACCTGCAACCCATTTCCTAGCGTCTAATCCTATTTTTTGAGGAAATTCATTGGAAGACTTTAAGGATAAAACACTGTTTTTTACAGATGCATTTTCTTCTGCATAATTTTTTGCATCTGGCCATTTAGAAATCGTAAATCCATTTTCAAAAATGCTATTCTCTGAAATGAATGAAAAACTAACATTTGGTGTTTTAATTTTTGATAAACTCCAAATCGTTAAAGGGATATTTTCTAGTACAGTATTTTTTGCCACTTGAATTTTTACCAATTCTTGCTGAATATCTACTCCTGCCCCAACTTCAGCAATTGTAATGGTTCTTTTTATTTGAATTCCTAAAATAGCACTAATCGGACTTTTTAAAACAACTCCGTTAACTAAAAATTCAACCGAATAACAACTAGCGTTTATAAAAGGATCTGGAATGTGTCTAGAACCTGTAATTAAATGATGATACTCTTCTGAACAAGGTAAAACTCTATTTCCACCAACATTTGGTGCTTGTTTTATATTATTCTCGGCAAAATATTCTCCAACTTTAAATTCAACTCCTTCTAATGCTTTATTTTCATAAAATAAATTTTCTCCATTTAAAAATCCGAAGTAAATAATTCTTCCTGTTTCTGGAATTACAATCAATTTAATTTCTAAATTTGAAATTTCAACAGCATTTTTCCAACCATTATAAGTAATTGTTTTAATTTGTATTGCTGACATCTATTTTATTTTAATACAAAAATGGCGAAAAAAACTGAAGTAGTTAAATATTAATCCATTTGAAAAACACGAATATCAAAAAGAACAAAAAACCTTGGCCTACAAAAGATGCTATGGATCAGGTTTATAAAATGAACCTTTGGGGAAGTAACAATACTGAGTTTTATTCTGGTTCAGGCTCTCATCAACCAGAAATAATTGAACCATATATAGAAACTATTAGCTCTTTTTTAACTTCTTTTAAAAACCCAATTACGGTTTTAGATTTAGGTTGTGGAGATTTTAATATTGGTAAAAATTTCGTGAAACTTACTCAAAAATATACAGCTATAGACATTGTATCAGCATTGATAAAATACAATCAAGAAAATTTTAAAGCAGAAAATTTAAACTTTAAATGTGTAGATATTGCTAAGGATGATTTACCAAAAGCAGATTGTATTATTTTAAGGCAAGTATTGCAACATTTATCTAATGCAGAAGTACAAAGTGTTGTAGAAAAATTACCTAATTACAAATATGTTATTCTTACAGAACATATTCCTTTAGGTGATTTTACCCCTAATAAAGATATTATTTCCGGACAAGGAATCCGAATTAAAAAGAAAAGCGGAATTGACTTATTAGCGACACCTTTTAATATGAAGGTTAAAGAAGAAAAAAAATTATTGTCTTATACTTTAGATGACGGAAAAGGGAATATTGTAACTACACTTTATACTATTTTTTAGGCGCTTTCCTTAGTATATTTTCCATCTTTTTCCCTTTAGCTAACTCATCGACTAATTTATCTAAATAACGCACTTGTTGTGTTAAAGAATTCTCTATTTCTTCTACTCTATAACCACAAATTACGCCCTTTATCAAATGTACATTTGGATGTAATGTTGCATTTTTAAAAAAAGTTTCAAAAGTAACCTGTGTATCGATAAGTTCATTTAATTTACTTTCATTATACCCCGTTAACCATTCAATTACTTCTAATAGTTCAGCGATACTTCTTCCCTTTTTTTCCACTTTTGTTACGTAATGTGGGTACACAGAGAAAAACTTCATATTTGCAATACGCTCATCATGATGACTTGTATCTTTCATAATTGGAAATTAACTGTTTTATTCAATCAAATTTACTAAAATTATAATAAGTTAAATACTTTAAAAGGAATCTAAACTATTTTAACCTTGGCACAACAATTGTTTTTATATATTAGACATTAACAAAATAGAACTCTATTTTATTGATTACTAGTAAACTAAAAATAACGAATTGATGTTGATTTTACACTTTTTAAGAATCAATGTCAGTATGACAGAGATATAACACATGAGCAAACCAAAAATAATGCATTTAGACAATATGTCGCTACAAAATATGTTGAATGAAGATTCTGAATTAATTCCGTTAATGACCCCAGAAGATGAGGAAATTATTAACAAGGAAAGCGTTCCAGAAGTTTTAGCAATTTTACCATTAAGAAACACCGTATTGTTTCCGGGTGTTGTAATTCCTATTACAGCCGGTAGAGATGCTTCTATTCAATTAATAAAAGATGCAAACAAAGGCGATAAAGTAATTGGAGTTGTTGCACAAAGAAATGAAGACGAAGAAGAACCAACTTTAAAAGACATACACACAACAGGTGTGGTTGCACAGATTTTACGTGTTTTAAAAATGCCTGATGGTAACACAACCGTTATCATACAAGGTAAAAAACGTTTCGAAATTGATGCCATTGTACAAGACAAACCGTATTTAAAAGCAACGGTAAAAGAAGCACTAGAAGACAGAAGTGTGGATGATGAAAAAGAATTTGAAGCAATTATAGAGTCTATTAAAGAACAAGCTTTAGAGGTAATTAAGGAAAACCCAATGTTACCAAGTGAAGCTTCTTTTGCAATTAAAAATATAAAATCAGATTCGTTTTTGGTGAATTTTATTTCATCTAACATGGATTTATCTGTAGCTCAAAAACAAGTAATTTTAGAAAAAGACAATCTAAAAGAACGTGCCTTATTAGCGTTAAAAAACTTAAACAAAGAGCTTCAGAAATTAAAATTGCGTAATGATATTCAGTCTAAAACTCGTGAAGATTTAGACCAACAACAACGTGAATATTATTTAAACCAACAATTAAAAACCATTCAGGATGAACTTGGTGGCGTTTCTAATGACGAAGAGTTAGAAGAAATGCGTAAGCAGGCTAAAACTAAAAAATGGAGTAAAGAAGTTGGTGAAACGTTTGAAAAAGAAATCAATCGTTTAAAAAGAATGAATCCACAAGCTGCTGAATATGGTGTTCAGAGAAGCTATTTAGAATTATTACTAGAATTACCTTGGGGAATTTACTCGAAAGATAAATTCGACTTAAAATTTGCGACTAAAGTTTTAGATAGAGATCAT encodes the following:
- a CDS encoding class I SAM-dependent methyltransferase produces the protein MKNTNIKKNKKPWPTKDAMDQVYKMNLWGSNNTEFYSGSGSHQPEIIEPYIETISSFLTSFKNPITVLDLGCGDFNIGKNFVKLTQKYTAIDIVSALIKYNQENFKAENLNFKCVDIAKDDLPKADCIILRQVLQHLSNAEVQSVVEKLPNYKYVILTEHIPLGDFTPNKDIISGQGIRIKKKSGIDLLATPFNMKVKEEKKLLSYTLDDGKGNIVTTLYTIF
- a CDS encoding DUF2200 domain-containing protein; its protein translation is MKDTSHHDERIANMKFFSVYPHYVTKVEKKGRSIAELLEVIEWLTGYNESKLNELIDTQVTFETFFKNATLHPNVHLIKGVICGYRVEEIENSLTQQVRYLDKLVDELAKGKKMENILRKAPKK